Below is a genomic region from Isosphaeraceae bacterium EP7.
CACGATGCCTGCCCTGCCTTCGGCCCCCCCGCTGAAGATCAGCATGCCTGACACCTCGGCCCCGGGACTGCCGAGTTGGCTTGTCCCGGCCCTGGTTCTCGGCGCACTGGCGCTCCTGGCCTACTTCTTCTGGCCGGCGGCGAGGCCCATCGAGCCGGATGCCCCGTCCGACGTGGCGACGGTGAGCAGCGGCTACACGAAGGTGTTCAACTCGCTGACCGAGATCCTCGGCGGCGTCAAGGACGAGACGACCGCGGTCGTGGCGATCCCCAAGCTCGAAGAACAGAAGCTGACGCTCGATCATCTGAAGCCGATGCTCGACAAGATCCCGGTCGCGGCACGCGGACCGATCAACGCGATCATCAGCAGCGGGAGGACGAAGCTCAAGGAACTGACCGACCCCTTGCTCGCCCTGCCCATCGTCGGCGAGAAGCTCAAGCCGTTGATCGATCAGATCATGGCCGCGCTGAACGTCTGATCGCGAAGATTCAAGTCAGATTCCCCGCGCACGGCCTCGACCCGTGCGCGGGGACCTGCCGTCGACGAATCGGCCCCATGTCCAAGTCCCGCGGGCGGCGTTCGGCTCGGTTGAATCGTGCCGGGCGTTGCTCTAGGATCTGGGGCACGCCATCCGCGGACGGGTGCTCGACGACGGGCCGCAGCGGGCCCGGGGGTCCGGCCGGTCGGGTGGCCGGGCGCGAGGCTTCAGATGCGGTATCGGACGCTGGGTCGGACGGGCTGGCCGGTCTCGGAAATTGGTTACGGGATGTGGGGGATGGGGGGCTGGACGGGCTCCGACGACGGGGAATCGCTGGCCTCGTTGCGGCTCGCCGTGGCCCGCGGCTGCACCTTCTTCGACACCGCATGGGGCTACGGGGCCGGGCACAGCGAGTCGCTGCTCGGCGCGATCGTCCGCGAGTATCCCCACCGGGATCTGGTCGTCGCGACGAAGCTCCCGCCCAAGAATTTCATCTGGCCGTCGAGGCGTGAGTTCACCCTCGATGATTGCTTCCCGCCCGAACATATCCGCGAATATGCCGAGAAGAGCCTGGCCAATCTCGGCCTGCCGCACATCGACCTGCTCCAGTTCCACGTCTGGGAAGACGCCTGGGCCAAGGACGACCGCTGGCAGCGCGCCATGGACGACCTGAAGCGGCAGGGGATCATCCGGGCCGTCGGCATCAGCGTGAACCGCTGGGAGCCGGAGAATGTGCTGGAGTCGATCAAGACCGGGCACGTCGACGCCGTGCAGGTGATCTACAACATCTTCGACCAGGCCCCCGAAGACGACCTCTTCCCGCTCTGTCGGGAAATGAACGTCGCCGTGCTGGCACGGGTGCCGTTCGACGAGGGAACTCTCACCGGGACCCTGACCAGGGAGACGACCTGGCCCGAAGGGGATTGGCGGAACACCTATTTCGTCCCCGAGAATCTCAACGCAAGTGTCGACCACGCCGAGGCCCTCAGGCCGCTCATCCCGCCGGGGATGACGATGCCCGAGCTGGCCCTGCGCTGGATCCTGGCCAACCCGGCGGTCTCGACGATCATCCCGGGGATGCGCAAGCCCAGGCATGTCGAGGCGAACACGGCGGTTAGCGACGGCCTCCCGCTCGACCCCGACCTGGTCGAGCGTCTCAAGGCGCATCGGTGGGATCGTTCACCGACGGCCTGGTCTCAATGAACGATCGATCGCTCGCGGCATGAGACGACCTGTGTCCCCCTCGACGACTGACGGAGCCCGCCCCCATGCGCCTGCTGTTTCCAATCGGACTGGCCGCCCTGCTGGGGTTCTCGGCCGCGGCGCCCGCGACGGCCGACGAGCCGCCGGGCCTGGAGGCGGCCCTGGCGCACATCGGCGAGGACTCGCTGAAGGGGCACGTCTCATTCCTGGCGTCGGATCTCCTGGAAGGGCGAGATACCCCCTCGCGGGGGCTCGACCTGGCGGCCCTGTACATCGCCTCGCAATTTCGCGCGGCCGGGTTGCAACCGCTGGGCGACGACGGCTATTTCCAGACCGCGAAATGGGTCCTGTCGAAGTCGGACCCCGACGCATTCAGGCTGCAAATTGACCTGGCCGGCAAGGCGTTCACCATCCCCGTGGAGGGGGTCAGCCTGAACGCACCGTCGACTGGGCCGGGAATCCAGCTGGACGGAGTTGGCTTATTCAAGGTGGATGCCACTGACGCAGAAACGCTGTCGAAGGTGACGGAGGAGCAGGTCGGGGGCAAGGTCGTCGTCACCAAGCTTGCCGATCCTCGATCGATCCCGCAGGCGAATCGAGGCGCCGCGTTCCGGGCGCAGCGGGCATTCATCGAGCGGTTGGGGGAGTTGAAGGCCGTCGCGGTGCTGAGCCTGGACTCAGCCTCGCCGATCGGCAGCGGAGTCGGCCCCGGCCGGCTGATCGACCCCGAGGCGACCAGGCAGGCGCCGATCCAGCTCGCCGTGAACCGGCCGACGATGATCGCCCTGCACGAGCCGGCTGCCGTCGCCGCGCTCGAGGCCCTTCCCGTCGGCCCGATCGACGCCAGGCTCTCGCTGAGCGTGGCCCCCTCGACGGATCGGCCGGCGATCGTGCGGAACGTCATCGGCATGCTCAAGGGGTCCGACCCCGAGTTGGCCAGCACGTATGTCATGGTGACGGCGCATTATGACCACCTCGGGACCGGGACAGCGGTCGACGGCGACCGGATCTTCAACGGGGCGAATGACGACGCCAGCGGCACGGCTTCGGTGGTGGAGATCGCCGGGGCCCTGGCCACGTTGAAGGAACGGCCGAAGCGGAGCATCGTCTTCATGACGTTCTTCGGCGAGGAGAAAGGGCTGCTCGGCTCGCGCTATTACGCCAAACATCCGGCAGTGCCGCTGGCCGGGACGGTGGCCGACATCAATCTGGAGCACGTCGGCCGGACCGACGACCTGGAAGGCCCGACCGAGGGCAAGGCATCGATGACCGGATTTGACTTCTCGGACCTGGGCACGATCTTCCAGGCGGCGGGCAAGGCCGAGCAGATCGAGGTCACCAAGCATCCGAAGAACAGCGACCTGTTCTTCTCCAGGAGCGACAACCAGGCCCTGGCCGACCTGGGCATCCCCGCGCACTCGCTCTGCACGGCCTTCCTCTTTCCCGACTACCACGCCCTGGGCGACCACTGGGAGAAGCTGAATTACCCCAATATGGTGAAGGTCGACCGCCTGGTGGCGCGTGCCCTGGTGAGCATCGCCGACAACCCCGAAGCTCCGCGGTGGAACGCCGAGAACCCCAAGGCAAAGGCCTATCTGGACGCCTGGCAGACGCTTCACCCGTCGAAGTGAGGCAAGAAGGCCAGCCCGCATCCCGGAAGGGCATCCGGATCTCTTGGTTCGAAATATGAAAGCCCGCGGGGTCGGTTGGCACTTGCCTTCCAACCCCGCGGGCCACGTCATTTCCGGATGAGCAATCGGTGAATCGAGCGGGCGAGGCCGTTACCAGCTTCCGCCGCCGTCGCCACCACCGCCGCCCCAGTCGCCACCACCGCCGCCGCCGCCCCAATCGCCGCCGCCATCACCGCCTCCGCCGCCCCAATCGCCGCCTCCGTCTCCGGAGGTCGACCAGTCAGGGCCGGCTTCCGCGGGGCCTGAGTCGATCGGTGTGGATCCGCCGTAGTCGGCGCCCTGGCTGCGTCGGCCGCTCATCTGGTCGTAGATCCAGTTGCCGGCCATGGCCCCGCCGATGCTGCCCATGATGTTGCCGAACATCCCGCCGCCACCGCCGCCGCCATAACCGCCGCCATAGCCAGGACCCTGAGCCGGGCCGCCCATTCCTCCGGGGCCGGGCCTCATGTAGCCGCCCGCGGATTGACCGCCGCCGAAGAGCGACTTGATCAAGCGGAAGGCCAGGAAGCCGCCGACGAGGAGCAGGACGATCGGCAGCCATGACGGAAGGCCGCCACCTTGCCTCGGCACCGGCGCATTGCGATTTCCGCGGCCGGCCGGGACGGGGGCCGTGGTTCGTGCCGTCGCCTTGGCCTCGGACAGCTCGCGTGCGGCGACCTTCGACCCATCGATCAGGCCGGCATCAAAGTCGCGGGCCTTGAACTGGGCGACGATCGCATCTCGGGTGGCCAGACGGTGCGGTCGGGTGACCGCCTTGCTGTACTCGCTGGAGGCGCCCACCTCGACCTTGGCCTCCTTTTTGGCGATGAGGATGTAAAAACCCCTGATCCCCTCGGAGCGGGCCCGCTCGGGGAGGACCGTCTCGATGTTCCGGCCGTTGATCGTTTCCACCGTCTCGACGGTGATCGGGATATTGTTGTCGCGCTCGGCTTTCTCGAGGATCTTGTTGGCTTCGCGCAGGGCGTCGGCCCCGAACATATTGGCGCCGTCGCGGATCGTCGCGGCGGATGCCGGGATCGTCGCGGCGAGCGCCAGGGCCAGCGCGGGGTATGCCAGCCGTCGGCTCAACGCGTTCATGGTGTTGGATCCTTCGCGGTTGGAAACTCAAAGGGGACGCGGGCTGCTCCACGCGCCGGAGAGTGATTCGTGCGGCGGCCCCCGAGATTGGCCCCGGGCGAAAGTGCGGCACTATTCATGCCAAACCTTCCGGCCGGCGATCAGGATTCGGCGACGTCGCGCACCAGGGTGACGGCGACAACTTCATCGTGGCGTAGGAGGACCCGGGCACGGTTGCGGCGGACGCCCAGGCGGGCGGAGTCGTAGACGTAGACCTCGCGGGTGGCGGCACTATCGCGGAAGTCGTGCAGGTCGGCGTCGCTCAGCTCCAGGTAGGCCTCGTCATAGCCGATGAGCTTGCCGAGGCAGACATAGGTCGATCGCAGGTCGATGACGACAACCTGCCCGATCAGGTCGTGCAGCCGCCGGTTGGGGTCGCGTTCGTCGCCGGGCATGGGCATGGGCCCCGCTGGTCGGAGGGTGCTGCCGGGCGCCCCACGGGGGCGTCGGGCGCGGTTGTTGTTCTTCGTCTTGACGGATTTTAGGGCCAGGACTATGGTCCCGCCACCATGTCAACCAAATACGCCACCGCCATCGTCGGCCTGGCCGCGCCAGGGGTCCTCGGGTTCTGTGCGACCGTCGTCGCCTGGGGCCAGGAACCCTCCGGAGCGCCCGCCGCGTCTCCGGCGGCACCCGCCGCCGCCCCGTCGTCCGCGGCCGCCCCGACTGAGGCGGTCGTCTTGCTGACCAATGGCCTGGTCCATCGGGGAGTTCTCTCCGAGGATGACTCAGGTTACTCGCTCCGCGTCCGCGGCGGAACGCTCGCGTTCAGGCGTCGCGACGTCGAGCGCCACTTCCCCTCGATGCAGAAGCTTTATGAGTACAAGTCGAGCCTGGTCCCGCATGAGGACCCCGACGAGGTGATGAAGCTGGCGCAGTGGTGCCTCCATCAGGGGCTCGACGCCGAGGCGGGCGAGAATCTCGAGGCCGTGCTCGCCGTGGCCCCCGACCATTCCAAGGCCCTGGCCATGCTGACCAACCTGCGGTCCCAGGCCGCCGTCCGCAGTCGCAAGCAGGGCCAGGGCGCGGCGCCCGCTCCGCTCGACATGGACCTCAAGCGTACCGAGGCGCTGGTCCCCGGCGACGCGCCCGAGCCGATCAACCAGCAACAGATCCGCCGAGGTCTCCAGCGGATGGGCGTCACCGACGTCCCGGTCGTCCTCGACCTGCCGCCCGTGCAGGCCGTGCGCCAGGCCAGCGACTTCAACCAGTACGTGCACAAAGAGATGCAGCGACTCTGCGTCGGCTGCCACAACGAGAAGTACGCCGGGTCATTCCAGATGATCCAGGTGAAGCTGGGCCGAGACTATCGGAACCCGGAAATCAGCCGCCAGAACCTGGACGCGGCGATCTCGCTGGTGAATCCGGACAACCTGTCCCAGAGCCCCCTGCTGTCCAACACCCTGCTGCCGCACGGTCCCAACAAGAAGCCGATTTTGCGCGGGCCGAATGACCCGACCTACCGGCTGCTTTCCAGCTGGGTCATGAACATGCAGCCCCACCGCACGGCCGACCCCCGCCTGGCAAGGGCCGGCGGCGGCTTCGCCGGCCGGGGCGAGGGAGTGACCCCGGCAACGGGCTCCGCCGGCGGCTTCGGGGCCTCTCGGTTCGACGACACCCCCGGCCTGCCCGATCCGGCCGCGCCGCCCCGTTCCGCCGTCGTCGACCCGTACGACGGCAAGGTGCCCGGCGTCCCGCTCCCGCCGCCCAAGGCGAGACTCGTGCCGAAGGACGTCAACTCGATGGTGCCCAACAGCTATAACGGCGCGAACCCGTACGCTCAGGGCCTGGACTTCCCCGGCAATCCCCTGATGGGCGGGGCTCCCGGCACGCCGAACACGCTGCCGGCCTTGCCCGACGCGCCCGCCCCCACACGTCCCAAGGCCAGGACCAATCCCGCTGCGGCCGAGCCCGCAGACATGCCCGACGCAGTGGCCGACGGCGTCCCGCTGCCGCTCGAAGGGATCTCCGACGCCCTGCCCATCACCCCGCCATCCACCAAGCCGAGCATCGGCAAGAAGCCGGCCAAGAAGATCGACCCGGCCCTGTTGGATCGGATCCTCAAGAACCGGATGGCCAAGTAGCGGACCGTCTCGCGATGGCAGAGCCAACGAACGGCGGGGACGACCCTTTAAAAGGGTCGTCCCCGCCGTTCCGTTTGCGCCCGGGTGCTGCCTGTGACACGAACAGGCAGATCGTGTCCGGGTGCTCGCTTGAGGTGTCCGTTCGGTTCGTCATTAATATCTGGGAGTGCCGACAGCCCGCCGGCCCGCGACCGACGACCTCGGATGTCGCGTCGAGGGCCCAGACGAGGAACTGCCCGTGACCGCCCCGGTTTTGCTGAAGCTGTTCGAGAGCCTGTATCTGCTCGCGTTGACGAGTTGGGTCGGGAGCATCTTGTTCCTCTCGTTCGGGGTCGCCCCGATCATCTTCAAGGTGCTCGACGCGCAGTCGGCCTCCAAATTTGTTCGGGCACTGTTCCCTCGATATTACGCCTGGGGGGCGATCTCGGCGGCCATCGCGGTGCCGGCGTACATCGCCGTGCCGCTGAGCTTCCCTGAGATGAGGGGCCCCTTGGTCGCGGTGCAGGCGCTGCTGCTCGTCTTCGGCGCGCTCCTCATGTTGTATTGCGGCAACGCCCTGACTCCGGAAATCAACGAGGCCCGCGACGCCGGGCCCGCCCGGGACGCTCGGTTCAAGGCCCTGCACCGGCGATCGGTCCGGCTCAACGGCCTGGCGATGGTCATCGGGGTCGGGTTGCTCGTCGCCTTCGCCGTCAGGTCTGCCCCGACGACGACGGGGCTGGTCGAGCTGCCTCCGAGCGAACGCACCGAGTATGACGCCGACACACTCCAGTTTATGAACGACGTGGTCGCCGAGATCGGCCAGGGCGAGATGGGCCCGTCCGCCTCCAAGACCGCCGCATTCGCACGATCTCCGCTGAAGGCCGAGGCCAAGCAAGAACTCTGGGAGATGCTGGCGGCGCAGCGGCGGCGCAACGCAGTCGAGATTGGCGAGATGCTCGGCGAGACCAAGGCTCCGGTCTTGCCGGGTCCGGCCGCCCCTAGGTGACCCCTGGCCGGGATCGGCGGTCGGCGCGTACACTGGCTTCTCCCGGTCGACTCCGTGGCGCGGCTCCCGACGGGACCGAGCCCCCGTCGGTGGCATGAGGTAGATGAGCGATGGACGTCGAGGTCGGCCCCAGTGCAGACGTCACCGTCGAGCGGCGTCATCGCTCCGAGCGGTTCCTGTCGACGATCTCGCGGTTCGGCCGCATCGTGCTGGCATCGCACGTCAACCCCGACCCCGATGCCCTTGCCAGCATGCTTGGTATCCGCGCCTTGGTCGAGCAGCGGCAACCCGGCAAGGAGATCATCCTGACCGTCGAGGGGATGATCGCGCGGGCCGAAAACCAGGCGATGGTCGACCTGATCCCGATCGAGATGGTCCCGGTCGAGTCCGTGGAGATCGACCAGGAGACGGCCCTGGTCATGGTCGACACCCAGCCCAGAACCGGCCGGCGCGCCAGCGAGGCCTCCACGCCAACGGCCGTCCTCGACCACCACGACACCGGCGGAGTCCTCGAAGGGGTCGAATTCGTCGACTTGCGCCCCCATCTGGGCGCGACCAGCACGATGGTCACCGGCTACCTGCTGGAGCAGGGTGTGAGCGTCGGGCCCAGGCTGGCCACAGCGCTGCTCTACGGCATCGATAGCGAGATCGAAGGCTTTCCCCGCGAGGCCGGGCCGCTCGACGATGGGGCGCTCGTCTGGCTCTTCCCGCGTGCGGACAAGGACCTCCTCGCCCAGATCCGCCATCCCAAGCTGCCGCAGAGCCACTTCGCGACCTTCCAGCACGGCCTTTCCAACGCCTTCCTGTACCGCGACGTGATCGTGAGCTGGCTTGGCCCGGTCACCCAGCCCGACATCGTGGCCGAGATGGCCGATTTCTTCATCCGCTTCGACCAGGTGAACTGGGCCCTGACCGTGGGCCGGTTCGGCGACATCTTGAAGCTGTCGCTCCGTGTCGACCACCTGGGCGCCCATTCCGGGGACGTCTTGCGCGAGGTCGTCGCGGGCATCGGCACCGCGGGCGGCCATGACAAGCGTGCCGGTGGCGCCGTGCCGCTACCCAAGGCCGACTCGGCGACCGTGGACGTCTACCTGACGCTGATCCGTCGCCGGCTCCTGGAACGCCTGAAGGTCGAGGAGCGCCAGGGTCGCCACCTCGTCGAAGCCTGCCCCACCATCGCGGCCCCTTGACTTCGATCGACCCGTGACGCCCAGGCAAGATCCATGCGTGGCAAGGGCAACGAGGCCTTTGACCCACGCGAACCTCTTGCCTTGCAAGATCTTCCGGCGTGACGCGGTTCAGAGCCCAGGGACGGCAAGTGTCGGATCGAGGCCACGTCGAGCTGGACTCGACTTGCCGGGCGCTGGTGTTCGGGTATACCCTGAATTGTCGCCGCTGCCACTGGCCGCAGCGGCATGATTTGAGGGGGAAATGGCCAATGCCCGAGGCCTCGGGCCGACTCCGAAATCGAGGGTCTGATCCGCGATGCCCACCCCTCCCCTCGAAGTGTACTTGCTCGGCCTGGTCGATTTCGACGACGCCCAACAGCTCCAGCGACGCCTTGCCTATGACCTCGGCGAGGCCGGCGGAGGGGCCCTGATCCTCTGCGAGCACAC
It encodes:
- a CDS encoding aldo/keto reductase, producing MRYRTLGRTGWPVSEIGYGMWGMGGWTGSDDGESLASLRLAVARGCTFFDTAWGYGAGHSESLLGAIVREYPHRDLVVATKLPPKNFIWPSRREFTLDDCFPPEHIREYAEKSLANLGLPHIDLLQFHVWEDAWAKDDRWQRAMDDLKRQGIIRAVGISVNRWEPENVLESIKTGHVDAVQVIYNIFDQAPEDDLFPLCREMNVAVLARVPFDEGTLTGTLTRETTWPEGDWRNTYFVPENLNASVDHAEALRPLIPPGMTMPELALRWILANPAVSTIIPGMRKPRHVEANTAVSDGLPLDPDLVERLKAHRWDRSPTAWSQ
- a CDS encoding M28 family peptidase, producing MRLLFPIGLAALLGFSAAAPATADEPPGLEAALAHIGEDSLKGHVSFLASDLLEGRDTPSRGLDLAALYIASQFRAAGLQPLGDDGYFQTAKWVLSKSDPDAFRLQIDLAGKAFTIPVEGVSLNAPSTGPGIQLDGVGLFKVDATDAETLSKVTEEQVGGKVVVTKLADPRSIPQANRGAAFRAQRAFIERLGELKAVAVLSLDSASPIGSGVGPGRLIDPEATRQAPIQLAVNRPTMIALHEPAAVAALEALPVGPIDARLSLSVAPSTDRPAIVRNVIGMLKGSDPELASTYVMVTAHYDHLGTGTAVDGDRIFNGANDDASGTASVVEIAGALATLKERPKRSIVFMTFFGEEKGLLGSRYYAKHPAVPLAGTVADINLEHVGRTDDLEGPTEGKASMTGFDFSDLGTIFQAAGKAEQIEVTKHPKNSDLFFSRSDNQALADLGIPAHSLCTAFLFPDYHALGDHWEKLNYPNMVKVDRLVARALVSIADNPEAPRWNAENPKAKAYLDAWQTLHPSK
- a CDS encoding TPM domain-containing protein, which produces MNALSRRLAYPALALALAATIPASAATIRDGANMFGADALREANKILEKAERDNNIPITVETVETINGRNIETVLPERARSEGIRGFYILIAKKEAKVEVGASSEYSKAVTRPHRLATRDAIVAQFKARDFDAGLIDGSKVAARELSEAKATARTTAPVPAGRGNRNAPVPRQGGGLPSWLPIVLLLVGGFLAFRLIKSLFGGGQSAGGYMRPGPGGMGGPAQGPGYGGGYGGGGGGGMFGNIMGSIGGAMAGNWIYDQMSGRRSQGADYGGSTPIDSGPAEAGPDWSTSGDGGGDWGGGGGDGGGDWGGGGGGGDWGGGGGDGGGSW
- a CDS encoding DUF4149 domain-containing protein, producing the protein MTAPVLLKLFESLYLLALTSWVGSILFLSFGVAPIIFKVLDAQSASKFVRALFPRYYAWGAISAAIAVPAYIAVPLSFPEMRGPLVAVQALLLVFGALLMLYCGNALTPEINEARDAGPARDARFKALHRRSVRLNGLAMVIGVGLLVAFAVRSAPTTTGLVELPPSERTEYDADTLQFMNDVVAEIGQGEMGPSASKTAAFARSPLKAEAKQELWEMLAAQRRRNAVEIGEMLGETKAPVLPGPAAPR
- a CDS encoding DHH family phosphoesterase translates to MDVEVGPSADVTVERRHRSERFLSTISRFGRIVLASHVNPDPDALASMLGIRALVEQRQPGKEIILTVEGMIARAENQAMVDLIPIEMVPVESVEIDQETALVMVDTQPRTGRRASEASTPTAVLDHHDTGGVLEGVEFVDLRPHLGATSTMVTGYLLEQGVSVGPRLATALLYGIDSEIEGFPREAGPLDDGALVWLFPRADKDLLAQIRHPKLPQSHFATFQHGLSNAFLYRDVIVSWLGPVTQPDIVAEMADFFIRFDQVNWALTVGRFGDILKLSLRVDHLGAHSGDVLREVVAGIGTAGGHDKRAGGAVPLPKADSATVDVYLTLIRRRLLERLKVEERQGRHLVEACPTIAAP